The Bacillus horti nucleotide sequence CGGAAGCCTATGATTCCTTATCAGCAATCTGTTTCAGATGGAACAAAGCAGATATTAGACCAACAAGGTCCTGAAGGTCTAGTTAACTGGATTAAGGAACAAAAGCAGGTACTTCTAACAGATACAACATTCCGCGATGCTCATCAATCGCTTTATGCTACTCGTTTTAGAACGTATGATTTAGCACAAATAGCAGAGGCTACAAGTCTTTATGGAGCTGACCTGTTCTCCCTTGAAATGTGGGGAGGGGCTACATTTGATGTGAGCATGAGATTTTTGAAGGAGGATCCTTGGGAGAGGCTTGATACATTAAGACAACGTATTCCTAATGTTCTTTTTCAAATGCTGTTACGTGGAGCGAATGCGGTAGGGTATAAAAACTACCCTGACCAAGTGATTAAAGAATTCGTAAAGGAATCTGCTGCTCATGGAATTGATGTATTCCGTATTTTTGATAGCTTGAACTGGATAGAAGGAATGAGGCTGGCTATTGAAGCTGTTCGAGAGGCAGGGAAGCTTGCTGAAGCGTCAATTTGCTATACAGGTGATATTCATGATTCATCACGTTCAAAATACAATCTACAGTATTATGTCAACATGGCTAAAGAGCTTGAGCAAGCAGGAGCCCATATATTAGCGATTAAGGACATGGCTGGACTGCTTAAGCCTTATGCGGCCTATGAGCTTATTTCAGCGTTAAAGAATCATACAGATCTTCCAATCCATTTACACACGCATGATACTAGTGGAAATGGGATAGCGATGTATCTGAAAGCAGTTGAGGCAGGGGTTGATATTGTCGATGTGGCGATAAGCTCCTTGTCAGGATTAACCTCACAGCCTAGCTTAAATGCTTTGCTTGCTAGTATAGGGCCAGATAAAAGGAGTTCAGGTTTAAAGCTAGATGAAATGGAGCGTCTCAGTCAATATTGGGAGGATGTTAACCAGTATTACTCTGGATTTCATTCCGGCATGAGTTCTAGTAGCACGGAGGTTTATCAGCATGAAATGCCTGGTGGACAATATAGCAATCTTCAACAGCAGGCTAAAGCTGTTGGCTTAGCCTCACGCTGGGAGGAAGTAAAGAAGATGTACCAAACGGTTAACTTTATGTTCGGAGATATTGTAAAGGTTACGCCTTCCTCCAAAGTGGTTGGAGATATGACTTTGTTTATGGTGCAAAATAATTTGACGGAGGAGGATATTTATGAGCAAGGTTCTTCCTTAAGCTTTCCAGACTCCGTGGTGGAGCTATTTCAAGGTTATCTAGGGCAACCACATGGAGGCTTCCCTGAGAAGCTCCAAAAGATTATTTTAAATGGCAGAGACGCAATCACATGTAGACCAGGAGAGCTATTAGAGCCTGTTAACCTAGAGGAAACTAAGAAAATGCTTGAAAAGAAATATGAGCGAGATATGAAAGAGCACGAGGTACTGTCCTATCTTTTGTATCCTCAGGTTTTTGAGGAGTACCAAGAACATTATGCTACGTATGCAGATGTTTCAGTTATTGAAACGCCAACCTTTTTCTATGGTTTAAAGCTAGGGGAAGAGATTGCTGTAGAGATGGAGCAGGGGAAAACACTAATTATTAAATTAGTATCTGTTGGACAGCGGCAGGCAGATGGAACAAAAATCATATACTTTGAGCTCAACGGTCAGCCACGAGAGGTTACAATTGTCGATCAAAGTGCGCCACAGGATACAGCAGTGAAGCAAAAGGCGGAAAAAGGCAACCCTAATCATATTGGAGCAACTATGCCAGGAACGGTCGTGAACGTGCTCATTCAAGAAGGGGATACAGTTAAAAAAGGTGAGCATTTAATGGTAACAGAAGCCATGAAAATGGAAACAACTGTTCAAGCTCCGAAGGATGGGAAAGTTAGTCGTGTACTGGTTAAAGAGAGGGAAAGTATTACGACAGGAGAGCTTTTGATTATTCTGGAATAATGCTAGAATTGAATGAGAATATAGATAAAATGTATAGCAAATGATTTCATGAACGAAACTTGGTATGTAATGAAGTGTAGGAGGTCCAGATGGGCATTATATATGGTGTAGCTGCGGTGGGATTTATTCTCTTTCTGCTTGTTTTAACCCGAACGGTAAGCTGGAGTTCTCAATCTGAGTGGACCAGTCTAGAAGGGGCAGAGGGAGAGCATGGAGAAGTTCGCCAGTGGGCTGCCATGCTAGAAGGAAAGCAGATTCAAACACGAGTAGAGTTAAAAAGAAAAATGACAACCCTGCGACTGCTATACTCAAATAAGGATGAAGCCATGATTAAGGTTCGTCTAGCTGATCATCAGAAAGCAAAAGAATTATTTCAAGTGTATCAGCAACAACAGGAAAATAAAGCTAGCCATTAACTCTTTACAAAAATCCCCCAATCACTTTAAGTCTAAAAAGTGTATTGGGGGATTTTTTAACAGATGAGAAAGTATAAAATTTGAAGTAAACATGGTATCAAATTTTATCAGGTGG carries:
- the pyc gene encoding pyruvate carboxylase; the protein is MNEVQTFSKVLVANRGEIAIRIFRACTELNIRTVAIYSEEDETSLHRFKADEAYLVGRGKKPIEAYLDIEGIIEIAKRNEVEAIHPGYGFLSENSTFAKRCKEENITFIGPDETLLNKFGDKVEARKQALEAGLPVIPGTDEPVDSYQEVVLFAKQYGYPFIIKAASGGGGRGMRIVRSRDELEEAFGRAKSEAHASFGNAAVYVEKYIENPKHIEVQVVGDTHGHILHLFERDCSVQRRYQKVVEVAPSVSLSEELREQICEAAVQLMKHVQYVNAGTVEFLVTKDEFYFIEVNPRIQVEHTITELITGYDIVQTQILISSGYELHGDAIGLPTQDKLDWRGYAIQCRVTTEDPANSFMPDTGKILAYRTGGGFGTRLDAGNGFAGAVISPHYDSLLVKLSTWAMSYDQAAKKMLRNLKELRIRGVKTNIPFLENVIQHENFLSGKYDTSFVDETTSLFEFQKKRDRGTKMLQFIGNTIVNGYPGLEHQKKPALKPPRKPMIPYQQSVSDGTKQILDQQGPEGLVNWIKEQKQVLLTDTTFRDAHQSLYATRFRTYDLAQIAEATSLYGADLFSLEMWGGATFDVSMRFLKEDPWERLDTLRQRIPNVLFQMLLRGANAVGYKNYPDQVIKEFVKESAAHGIDVFRIFDSLNWIEGMRLAIEAVREAGKLAEASICYTGDIHDSSRSKYNLQYYVNMAKELEQAGAHILAIKDMAGLLKPYAAYELISALKNHTDLPIHLHTHDTSGNGIAMYLKAVEAGVDIVDVAISSLSGLTSQPSLNALLASIGPDKRSSGLKLDEMERLSQYWEDVNQYYSGFHSGMSSSSTEVYQHEMPGGQYSNLQQQAKAVGLASRWEEVKKMYQTVNFMFGDIVKVTPSSKVVGDMTLFMVQNNLTEEDIYEQGSSLSFPDSVVELFQGYLGQPHGGFPEKLQKIILNGRDAITCRPGELLEPVNLEETKKMLEKKYERDMKEHEVLSYLLYPQVFEEYQEHYATYADVSVIETPTFFYGLKLGEEIAVEMEQGKTLIIKLVSVGQRQADGTKIIYFELNGQPREVTIVDQSAPQDTAVKQKAEKGNPNHIGATMPGTVVNVLIQEGDTVKKGEHLMVTEAMKMETTVQAPKDGKVSRVLVKERESITTGELLIILE